A genome region from Anopheles stephensi strain Indian chromosome 2, UCI_ANSTEP_V1.0, whole genome shotgun sequence includes the following:
- the LOC118505551 gene encoding protein D3-like — MPRTTLIVAIGLCLLLDGIWTADSDSSTTSASDATTTTSKMAEVQQVFAQHEVIPDVIDAAPKEFAKITYPSGVTVDGGNELRPTQVKDQPRVEWTAKPDAYYTLFMVDPDAPNRKEPKFREIGHWLVGNIPGTKVEDGDHMYAFVGSGPPNGSGLHRYVFLVYEQPAGRIDFSQAPRVSNRSRNHRVNYKHREFVKQYGLGELVAGNFYQAQYDDYVPTLHAQLSSGTE, encoded by the exons ATGCCGCGTACAACGTTGATAGTTGCGATCGGGCTGTGTTTACTGCTGGACGGCATTTGGACTGCAGACAGCGACAGTAGCACTACCAGCGCCAGTGACGCAACGACGACAACCTCCAAAATGGCCGAGGTGCAACAGGTTTTCGCGCAGCACGAGGTGATTCCCGACGTGATTGATGCTGCACCGAAAGAGTTTGCCAAG ATCACGTACCCGAGCGGTGTAACCGTGGACGGTGGTAACGAGTTGCGGCCGACGCAGGTGAAGGATCAGCCGCGTGTCGAGTGGACGGCAAAACCGGACGCCTACTACACCCTCTTCATGGTTGACCCGGACGCACCGAACCGCAAGGAGCCAAAGTTCCGCGAAATTGGCCACTGGCTGGTGGGTAACATTCCCGGCACCAAGGTGGAGGACGGTGATCATATGTACGCGTTCGTTGGCTCCGGACCACCGAACGGGTCCGGGCTGCATCGGTACGTGTTTCTGGTGTACGAGCAACCGGCCGGACGGATCGACTTTAGCCAGGCTCCACGCGTCTCGAACCGCAGCCGTAACCATCGGGTCAACTACAAGCACCGTGAGTTTGTGAAGCAGTACGGGCTCGGCGAGCTGGTGGCCGGAAACTTCTATCAGGCACAGTACGATGACTACGTCCCGACGCTGCACGCTCAGCTATCGTCCGGAACCGAGTAG
- the LOC118505552 gene encoding phosphatidylethanolamine-binding protein homolog F40A3.3-like, whose product MSDFVRDMRNHKIVPDVVPVPPESLLHVVYPGGLRVNLGNVLTPTEVKHVPEVSWPDAEPDAYYTLIMTDPDAPSRTAPKFREWHHWLVVNIPGLDLAKGDTLSDYIGAAPPRKTGLHRYVFLLYRQNERIYYKESRLSNRSTQGRGKFSTHKFSEKYELGLPVAGNFFQAQFDDYVPKLYRQLGHFQNAF is encoded by the exons ATGTCGGACTTTGTGCGCGATATGCGCAACCACAAGATCGTCCCGGACGTGGTGCCGGTTCCTCCCGAAAGTCTGCTGCACGTGGTGTATCCCGGCGGGTTGCGCGTGAATCTCGGCAACGTGCTAACACCGACCGAGGTGAAGCACGTGCCGGAGGTAAGCTGGCCGGACGCGGAACCGGACGCCTACTACACGCTCATCATGACCGACCCGGATGCACCGAGCCGTACCGCACCAAAGTTTCGCGAGTGGCACCACTGGCTGGTGGTGAACATACCCGGGCTGGACCTGGCGAAGGGTGACACGCTGTCCGATTACATCGGGGCGGCGCCACCACGCAAAACGGGCCTCCATCGGTACGTGTTTCTGCTGTACCGACAGAACGAACGGATCTACTACAAGGAGTCGCGGCTTTCGAACAG GAGCACCCAGGGCCGGGGCAAATTTTCCACGCACAAGTTCTCGGAGAAGTACGAGCTGGGGCTACCGGTGGCGGGCAACTTCTTCCAGGCCCAGTTCGATGACTACGTGCCGAAGCTCTACCGTCAGCTGGGCCACTTTCAAAACGCATTCTGA
- the LOC118505553 gene encoding protein D2-like: MVLLRVTVTCGVLALAMAVGQAANPTTDAFTRNEIVPDLIDVAPEQTIKITYPESDVEVSLGNQLTPTQVRSRPKLCWDAAPNALYTLLMADPDAPSRSNPEMRSWKHWLVGNIPGADVDAGEVLADYVGSGPPQGTGLHRYVFLVYKQEDRVTFNETVLSSRNPNRGKWNPALFVNQYKLGDPVAGNFYQAQYDDYVPELYATFTDTS; the protein is encoded by the exons atggtgctgctgcgtgTGACCGTTACGTGCGGTGTGCTAGCGTTGGCGATGGCCGTCGGGCAGGCCGCGAACCCGACCACTGACGCATTCACGCGCAACGAAATCGTGCCCGATCTGATCGACGTCGCGCCGGAGCAAACGATCAAGATCACGTACCCCGAGTCGGACGTGGAGGTTTCGCTCGGGAATCAGCTCACCCCCACGCAGGTACGGTCGCGGCCGAAGCTCTGCTGGGACGCGGCACCGAACGCACTCTACACACTGCTGATGGCCGATCCGGATGCACCGTCGCGCAGCAATCCCGAGATGCGCAGCTGGAAACACTGGCTGGTCGGTAACATTCCCGGTGCGGATGTCGACGCTGGGGAGGTGCTGGCGGATTACGTCGGTTCTGGACCACCGCAAGGTACCGGGCTGCACCGGTACGTGTTTCTGGTGTACAAGCAGGAGGACCGGGTGACGTTCAACGAGACGGTGCTCAGTAGCAG GAACCCGAACCGTGGCAAATGGAATCCGGCCCTGTTCGTAAACCAGTACAAGCTGGGCGATCCGGTTGCCGGCAACTTCTACCAGGCCCAGTACGATGACTACGTCCCGGAGCTGTACGCCACCTTTACGGACACTTCCTGA
- the LOC118505554 gene encoding ATP-binding cassette sub-family G member 5, translating into MELRKMSTAKQQQQHQQHQQQQLQQREDRRYSMPHGMHGTLPPGATDDLHAWSIYRQNLNSDFADSALGSSDKSPKPYNSQYHQRDTAILNHPRYGPKQNPINSNMYTYLKFGLPRVFPPNGGQPMANGRPGRASSKANGRGRVNRGYRDSTGPGPGSSGYDSSDNETNRGRVPANLRKYRSESDFRAIGATNTSRPSSRAQGIPLAALKQANSRASIAGTHVYNPYATNLRHHNLRSQSEADLLAEWDYDDSPTYGETRLYPEDAMYATQSRRHSLAGLVYPNIQVHCLDVLPGLRGVSLQAKAGDLFAIMATAQREGTALVEALAGVRQRMGGEILVNGQQVNKRILRQLCGYVPALDAAPLDPRMSVQSTLSFAAALRGPYDRADLKERIDILVEDLGLTAVRSANVSRLTHSEKQRLNVACQLLTQASILLLDQTTINMDIFDTFFLVEYLRQWCSAGRIVIMTLQPPTFEILSMCSGVLLLSGGRTVYSGSRADLPRHMGQLGYPCPPFKNPADYYLDLVTLDDLSAAALLESSARIESLANSWDHVNAEPPLAAPVANLPEPTRSAGLFSQINALAKRYMTYKQPGSLLTWISRLILAAVLSLFIGCIFWDVPASDPQLNLNDRLGYHHCMMMVALWPLLILQIRDVQEDRRHAEKDLKLGLYGRFLYIIIQSTLSVMPSLCIWLAYLLPAHSMAGLYSYTTNNDTGIYLYMGYMLLYLMAIQTIVLFIAHLIPCGVTATIVTTLVLMLMAAVGGFAVHVANVPDYLRWMELVTPQKWLTPLLTENEYSAETLMSITSQQQCRNKQVQYTEIIVQQPCPPPNGTFVLADHQLLPRDHVLDASDMYTSTVLGLLLTCIVFFALTMFVFLLNCQSLLRKKNKGRAGKHA; encoded by the exons ATGGAACTGCGCAAAATGAGTACggccaagcagcagcagcagcaccagcagcatcagcagcagcagctacagcaGCGCGAAGATCGACGGTACTCGATGCCACACGGCATGCACGGCACACTCCCGCCCGGGGCAACGGATGATCTACACGCATGGTCCATTTATCG ACAAAACCTAAACTCGGACTTTGCTGATTCGGCGCTCGGCTCATCGGACAAATCACCGAAACCTTACAACTCTCAGTACCACCAACGGGACACAGCCATCCTCAACCATCCGCGCTATGGTCCCAAGCAGAACCCAATCAACTCCAACATGTACACCTACCTCAAGTTTGGTCTGCCGCGTGTCTTCCCTCCGAACGGTGGCCAACCGATGGCAAACGGACGACCGGGGCGTGCCTCGTCCAAGGCAAACGGACGCGGTCGGGTGAACCGAGGGTATCGAGACAGTACCGGACCGGGTCCCGGTTCCTCCGGCTACGACAGTAGCGACAACGAAACGAACCGTGGTCGTGTGCCAGCTAATCTAAG AAAATATCGCAGCGAGTCCGATTTCCGAGCCATCGGCGCCACAAACACATCGCGACCGAGCTCGCGTGCCCAAGGCATCCCGTTAGCCGCCCTCAAACAAGCCAACAGCCGGGCCAGTATAGCCGGAACGCACGTGTACAACCCGTACGCCACGAACCTGCGACACCACAACCTGCGCTCGCAGAGTGAAGCGGACCTGCTGGCCGAATGGGACTACGACGATTCGCCGACGTACGGTGAGACACGCCTGTACCCGGAAGATGCTATGTACGCGACCCAAAGTCGGCGACATTCGCTGGCAGGGCTGGTGTATCCCAACATCCAGGTACACTGTCTGGACGTGCTGCCAGGCTTGCGTGGTGTTTCGCTACAGGCAAAGGCGGGCGATCTTTTCGCCATTATGGCGACAGCGCAGCGCGAAGGAACGGCGTTGGTAGAGGCGCTGGCTGGCGTGCGGCAGCGTATGGGTGGCGAGATCCTGGTGAACGGCCAGCAGGTTAACAAGCGCATCCTCCGCCAGCTGTGTGGCTACGTGCCTGCCCTAGATGCTGCACCGCTCGATCCACGCATGAGCGTCCAGAGTACGCTTTCGTTTGCGGCCGCCCTGCGCGGCCCGTACGATCGGGCCGATCTGAAGGAACGCATTGACATTTTGGTCGAGGACCTCGGACTGACGGCGGTCCGGTCGGCCAACGTGTCCCGCCTGACGCACTCGGAAAAGCAAAGACTGAACGTGGCCTGCCAGCTGCTGACGCAGGCTTCCATCCTACTGCTCGACCAGACCACCATCAACATGGACATCTTCGACACGTTCTTCCTCGTGGAGTACCTGCGCCAGTGGTGCAGTGCCGGTCGAATCGTTATCATGACGCTACAGCCACCAACGTTCGAGATCCTGTCGATGTGCTccggtgtgctgctgctgtccggtggACGCACCGTGTACTCGGGCAGCAGAGCCGATCTGCCGCGGCACATGGGACAGCTCGGCTATCCCTGCCCACCGTTTAAGAATCCCGCCGACTACTATCTGGATCTGGTCACGCTGGACGATCTGTCGGCGGCGGCACTGCTAGAGTCATCGGCCCGCATCGAGTCACTGGCCAACTCGTGGGATCACGTGAATGCTGAACCACCGCTGGCGGCACCCGTTGCCAATCTACCCGAGCCAACGCGTAGTGCTGGATTATTCAGTCAAATTAATGCACTTGCCAAGCG ATATATGACGTACAAGCAGCCGGGATCGTTACTCACCTGGATCAGCCGGCTGATTCTTGCGGCGGTTCTTTCACTCTTTATCGGATGCATCTTCTGGGATGTGCCAGCCTCCGATCCGCAGCTGAATCTGAACGATCGTCTAGG CTATCACCATtgcatgatgatggtggcccTGTGGCCATTGCTCATTCTTCAGATACGGGACGTACAGGAGGATCGTCGACACGCAGAGAAGGACCTGAAGCTAGGCCTGTACGGTCGCTTCCTGTACATTATCATCCAGAGCACGCTGAGCGTCATGCCTAGCCTCTGCATTTGGTTGGCCTATCTACTTCCCGCGCACAGTATGGCCGGCCTTTACTCGTACACAACCAACAACGATACTGGCATCTATCTGTATATGG GCTACATGCTGCTCTACCTAATGGCCATACAAACGATAGTGCTCTTCATTGCCCACCTGATCCCGTGTGGCGTTACCGCTACGATAGTCACCACGCTCGTCCTAATGCTGATGGCCGCTGTTGGCGGATTTGCCGTACACGTGGCGAACGTTCCCGACTACTTGCGATGGATGGAACTGGTGACACCTCAGAAGTGGCTAACACCACTGCTGACCGAGAACGAGTACAGTGCGGAAACGTTGATGAGCATTACCAGCCAGCAGCAGTGTCGAAACAAACAG GTTCAGTACAcggagatcatcgtacagcaaCCGTGTCCACCACCGAACGGTACGTTCGTACTTGCCGACCATCAACTGCTGCCCCGAGATCACGTGCTAGACGCGAGCGACATGTACACATCCACCGTACTGGGACTTTTACTCACCTGTATCGTATTCTTCGCCCTAACCATGTTCGTCTTCCTACTCAACTGCCAGTCGCTGCTGCGAAAGAAGAATAAGGGCCGCGCTGGGAAACACGCGTAA